The following are encoded together in the Lathyrus oleraceus cultivar Zhongwan6 chromosome 3, CAAS_Psat_ZW6_1.0, whole genome shotgun sequence genome:
- the LOC127125871 gene encoding ankyrin repeat-containing protein ITN1, with the protein MDYHAHGHHPSSDPATPTTPRPTLFLSASGKALVVSNSNKNLVISNSGKRLDNINSKKKYVKQVTGRHNDTELHLAAQRGDAAAVRQILAEIDDQMTGTLSGAEFDAEVADIRSAIVNEVNELGETALFTAADKGRFDVVKELLPYTSREALSFKNRSGFDALHIAANQGYKDIVQLLLDYDPGLIKTVAQSNATPLISAATRGYADVVELLLSCDPSQLEIARSNGKNALHLAARQGYVDVVKILLGKDPQLARRTDKKGQTPLHMAVKGVNCQVVKLLLAADAASVMLPDKFGNTALHVATRKKRVEIVNELLLHPDTNVNSLTRETKTALDFAEALPISEEILEIKDSLIRYGAVKANDLNQPRDELRKTMTQIKKDVSLQLEQTRKTNKNVNGIAKELRKLHRVGINNATNSVTVVSVLFATVAFAALFTVPGGDDSHGKAVMVHTASFKTFFISNAIALFTSLAVVVVQITVVRGEIKSERRVVEVINKMMWLASVCTSVSFIAASYIVVGRRSRWAAILVTVVGAIVMGGVLGTMTYYVVKSKRHRRVKKKEKISRNGTYSWHLSDSESEVNPIYAI; encoded by the exons ATGGATTATCACGCCCACGGACACCACCCTTCTTCTGATCCCGCCACCCCAACCACCCCAAGACCCACCCTCTTCCTCTCCGCTTCCGGCAAGGCTCTTGTTGTTTCCAACTCCAACAAAAACCTCGTCATTTCCAATTCTGGAAAACGCCTCGATAACATCAATAGCAAGAAAAAATATGTCAAACAGGTCACCGGTCGTCACAATGACACCGAGCTTCACCTCGCCGCCCAACGCGGCGATGCCGCCGCTGTTAGGCAAATTCTCGCCGAGATTGATGATCAAATGACCGGGACCCTAAGTGGAGCCGAGTTTGATGCTGAGGTTGCGGATATAAGGTCTGCTATCGTCAATGAGGTCAATGAGTTGGGTGAAACTGCTCTGTTTACCGCCGCTGATAAAGGTCGGTTCGATGTCGTCAAAGAGCTTCTTCCTTATACCTCCAGAGAGGCGCTTTCTTTCAAAAACCGCTCTGGCTTTGATGCCTTGCACATTGCAGCAAACCAAGGTTACAAAG ATATTGTGCAGTTGCTGCTAGACTATGATCCTGGGCTAATCAAGACAGTTGCACAGTCAAATGCAACCCCTCTTATATCTGCGGCGACAAGAGGGTATGCAGATGTTGTTGAACTTTTACTATCATGTGATCCTAGTCAGTTGGAGATAGCTAGATCCAATGGAAAGAATGCACTCCATTTAGCTGCGCGTCAAGGTTATGTTGATGTCGTTAAGATTTTGCTAGGGAAGGACCCGCAGCTTGCTCGAAGGACTGATAAGAAAGGACAAACTCCGCTTCATATGGCTGTCAAAGGGGTTAACTGTCAAGTGGTGAAGTTGCTTCTCGCTGCTGACGCTGCAAGTGTCATGCTTCCTGACAAGTTTGGCAACACTGCATTGCATGTAGCCACCAGGAAGAAGAGGGTAGAG ATAGTGAATGAGTTGTTGCTTCATCCTGACACCAATGTGAATTCCCTCACAAGAGAGACCAAAACAGCTCTTGATTTTGCTGAAGCACTTCCAATATCTGAGGAAATTTTGGAGATAAAGGATTCCCTTATTCGTTACGGTGCAGTTAAAGCCAATGATCTCAACCAGCCAAGGGACGAGTTACGGAAAACCATGACACAGATTAAGAAGGACGTTTCTTTGCAGCTTGAACAAACTCGAAAAACAAACAAAAATGTGAATGGTATTGCCAAGGAACTACGCAAGTTGCACAGAGTAGGAATCAACAATGCCACCAACTCTGTAACTGTGGTTTCTGTGCTATTTGCAACAGTTGCATTTGCGGCACTTTTCACAGTCCCCGGCGGGGATGATTCTCATGGGAAGGCTGTGATGGTGCACACTGCATCTTTCAAGACCTTTTTCATCTCTAATGCCATTGCACTTTTCACTTCATTGGCCGTGGTGGTGGTTCAAATAACAGTTGTTAGAGGGGAGATAAAGTCCGAGAGGAGGGTTGTGGAGGTGATCAATAAAATGATGTGGTTAGCCTCCGTCTGCACCTCGGTTTCCTTCATTGCAGCATCTTATATAGTAGTTGGTCGGCGCAGCCGATGGGCTGCAATCCTTGTCACTGTTGTAGGGGCAATTGTAATGGGTGGTGTTCTTGGTACAATGACATACTATGTTGTCAAATCCAAACGCCATCGAAGAGTGAAGAAGAAAGAGAAGATCTCAAGGAATGGGACATATTCATGGCATCTTTCTGATTCTGAATCCGAAGTAAATCCAATTTATGCTATTTAA